The following are encoded in a window of Salmo trutta chromosome 27, fSalTru1.1, whole genome shotgun sequence genomic DNA:
- the LOC115164854 gene encoding protein FAM222A-like, which produces MLACLQRRQNPPIPSSQHPLCASKALEPPQALSRKCELVVPMHSPRYPSVAELDAYAQKMQSSPLSIKIFPTNIRVPQHKHLNRTVNGFDTTGSQRYSPYPHLHTGGYTGLLAIVNASSSSPFGPTKGIIKNSEGRRTKLSPAQIAVAPYPPPSSSTLANGHGQMVYHTGSSKPPEAPALSRSVPPNVTVAGSMIPVTGGRGLAQPLSQSNLPSIQSIIYQINQHCQAQALQQVCQGATSSTAPSTNPSPSKQGAGGVMGISSGSSGGGYVGSIVPQPNLVYTGAGLPLAAHSGEAMKAGVYSDSMDYILWQKQQQQQQQQQAVLRMYSGGSGGGGAISKSPESCGAPGGGGIMAKAQVLSSSSSSSSRPYHLTGGVGSGGCLDKVSSSPLNCMGMHGNFSVGQYFAPPWNSVLVTPDSDCYNPHQELLRTTTGGPATGGHREMSYPHHHHPHHHHHYPAMDSGSGGGLCCSLPSKSQLCNTSVLSSSLQSLEYLVNDIHPPCIKEQMLGKGYETVSVPRLLDHQHAHIRLPVYR; this is translated from the exons ATGCTGGCCTGCCTGCAGAGGAGGCAGAACCCTCCAATCCCATCCTCCCAGCACCCCTTGTGCGCCAGCAAGGCCCTGGAGCCGCCTCAAGCCCTCAGCCGAAAAT GTGAGCTGGTGGTTCCCATGCATTCTCCCCGCTACCCCAGTGTGGCTGAGCTGGATGCCTACGCGCAGAAGATGCAGAGCAGCCCGCTGTCCATCAAGATCTTCCCCACCAACATCAGGGTCCCCCAGCACAAGCACCTTAACCGGACTGTGAATGGCTTTGACACCACAGGTAGCCAGCGCTACAGCCCCTACCCACACCTCCACACCGGCGGTTACACAGGCCtcctggccattgtcaatgcctcctcatcctcccccttCGGCCCCACTAAGGGCATCATCAAGAACTCGGAAGGCAGACGGACTAAGCTCTCCCCAGCCCAAATAGCTGTGGCCCCGTACCCGCCCCCTAGCAGTAGCACTTTAGCCAATGGCCACGGCCAGATGGTGTACCACACGGGGTCCTCGAAGCCCCCTGAAGCCCCTGCCCTCTCCCGCTCGGTGCCCCCTAACGTCACTGTGGCCGGCTCTATGATCCCCGTGACAGGGGGGCGAGGCCTGGCCCAGCCCCTCTCCCAGTCCAATCTTCCCTCCATCCAGAGCATCATCTATCAGATAAACCAGCACTGCCAGGCCCAGGCTCTGCAGCAGGTGTGCCAGGGGGCCACCTCCTCCACCGCACCTTCCACCAACCCCAGCCCCTCCAAGCAGGGTGCGGGGGGTGTCATGGGCATCTCCTCTGGCTCCTCAGGGGGCGGCTATGTGGGCAGCATTGTGCCCCAGCCTAACCTGGTGTACACAGGAGCGGGGCTGCCGCTGGCGGCCCACAGTGGCGAGGCCATGAAGGCCGGGGTGTACTCTGACAGTATGGACTACATCCTGTGGCAgaaacagcagcaacaacagcaacaacaacaggctGTGCTTCGCATGTACAGTGGGGGCAGCGGGGGGGGAGGGGCCATCAGTAAGTCCCCTGAAAGCTGTGGTGCCCCGGGGGGAGGGGGGATTATGGCCAAGGCCCAGGTGTTGtcgtcatcctcctcctcctcctccagaccCTACCACCTGACGGGGGGCGTTGGCAGCGGGGGGTGCCTGGACAAGGTCAGCTCCTCCCCTCTGAACTGCATGGGGATGCATGGCAACTTCTCTGTGGGCCAGTACTTTGCCCCGCCCTGGAACAGCGTGCTGGTCACCCCTGACAGTGACTGTTACAACCCCCACCAGGAGCtcctgaggaccaccacaggaggACCAGCTACGGGGGGCCACAGGGAGATGAgctacccccaccaccaccacccccaccaccatcaccactaccccGCCATGGACAGTGGGAGTGGGGGAGGCCTGTGCTGCAGCCTGCCCAGTAAGAGCCAGCTGTGCAACACATCGGTGCTGAGCAGCAGCCTGCAGTCTCTGGAGTACCTGGTCAACGACATCCACCCGCCCTGCATTAAAGAGCAGATGCTGGGTAAAGGCTACGAGACTGTGTCGGTGCCAAGGCTGTTGGACCACCAGCATGCCCACATCCGCCTCCCGGTTTACAGATAG